Proteins encoded by one window of Primulina huaijiensis isolate GDHJ02 chromosome 1, ASM1229523v2, whole genome shotgun sequence:
- the LOC140973020 gene encoding uncharacterized protein — MNGASTSSVTRDNNQCATGVITDMDMEQTECEPTTDGSKIKNTSPPVTMETTPPYNVQVNKSGIKNTRVTFASLFKNNRMANANYKLEFMDTGTGKLKIDVDEMDSKEKTYGICLLGYVISGKPPTAALFDLVKRWGNEIKFQTQENGWIVFTFPSNEAKDKVLQGGPYMVYGFHLFLKEMPDCFRFREEDMNSIPTWVQIHGLPPVCWNFKVLSKLASRVGNPIHMDMLTHERKRMKFARVLIEVENSKPRVTEMAVELPIGDVMIKFEDEQDFKVCTKCHRVGHISVNCIRNVVDDDTTQGPVETNFKLNTAKLTRSVSVIWRKGNSRGRSRFGRNHKHAPPRTNSLNVQTDNSVHTMEGNIEENNKGIEIQNEEESHENIPPIHDKSESKLDTIALDKLRRIRFSCMKVAHNFLLNNKGRIMVLWNPNKIRLDVIATTEQSMHVKIQCLLTDKVFCTSFVYGFNTIVQRRTLWDDMKTFGINCKLPWIILGDFNNVLFSNEKKSGVNIRNYDTKDFVDCVASLDLIDLKFTGCFYTWMSPKVCSKLDRVLVNSFWNVSKLEGVAEFIAPGCLSDHSLCIASILQQQKTTAKPFKFLNMWTLSDEFMHTVRRNWCFHGHGTAQYQIKQLFNGLKKPLQLINRKNFSNISVRAQAANKKLERLQMDMLASGMKDEHKETNRKNEMLLEAERLFIAQTVKINFMKQGDRCTKFFHDLIKRHKKKFSIMKLTNEEGATIIDAEEIARCFIDYYQGLLGCKVDRTNINIAAIRDGPCIQNDQWGSLIALVTTEEI, encoded by the exons ATGAATGGTGCGAGCACTAGCAGTGTTACTCGAGACAACAATCAGTGTGCTACTGGAGTTATTACTGATATGGACATGGAACAGACTGAATGTGAACCTACTACTGATGGTTCGAAGATTAAAAACACTTCTCCTCCTGTCACTATGGAAACTACCCCTCCTTACAACGTTCAAGTTAACAAGAGTGGAATAAAGAACACTCGAGTAACTTTTGCGAGCTTATTCAAGAACAACCGTATGGCGAATGCAAATTATAAATTGGAGTTTATGGACACGGGCACAGGAAAGTTGAAAATCGATGTAGATGAGATGGATTCTAAAGAAAAAACTTATGGTATTTGCTTGCTTGGGTATGTGATCAGTGGAAAACCACCTACTGCAGCTTTGTTTGACTTGGTTAAACGTTGGGGTAATGAGATTAAATTCCAAACACAAGAGAATGGGTGGATTGTGTTCACATTCCCGAGTAATGAAGCCAAAGATAAAGTGTTACAAGGAGGACCCTACATGGTCTATGGATTCCACCTATTTCTTAAAGAGATGCCAGATTGTTTTCGATTTAGGGAGGAAGATATGAATTCTATCCCCACATGGGTTCAAATTCATGGGCTCCCACCGGTTTGTTGGAACTTCAAAGTACTTAGTAAATTGGCTTCTAGAGTGGGAAATCCTATACACATGGATATGCTTACTCATGAgcggaaaagaatgaaatttgctcgtgtattgattgaagtggaGAACTCGAAACCAAGGGTAACAGAAATGGCAGTAGAACTACCCATTGGAGATGTCATGATAAAGTTTGAAGATGAACAAGATTTCAAGGTGTGTACAAAATGCCATCGGGTTGGGCATATTTCAGTTAACTGTATTCGTAATGTGGTTGATGATGACACAACACAAGGCCCCGTGGAAACCAACTTTAAACTCAATACAGCTAAGCTTACTAGATCTGTCAGTGTGATATGGAGGAAAGGAAATTCAAGGGGTCGATCCAGGTTTGGTAGAAATCATAAACATGCACCTCCTCGGACAAACTCCTTGAATGTTCAAACAGATAATAGTGTGCACACTATGGAGGGGAACATAGAAGAAAATAACAAAGGAATTGAAATACAAAATGAGGAAGAGAGCCACGAGAATATACCACCGATTCATGACAAGTCAG AATCAAAATTGGATACCATAGCTTTGGACAAATTGAGGCGTATCAGATTCTCATGTATGAAGGTGGCTCACAATTTTTTGCTTAATAATAAGGGTAGAATTATGGTTCTCTGGAACCCGAATAAGATTCGGTTAGATGTCATTGCTACAACCGAACAATCGATGCATGTTAAAATCCAGTGTTTGTTAACTGACAAGGTATTTTGCACATCTTTTGTGTATGGGTTTAATACTATAGTACAAAGGAGGACACTTTGGGATGACATGAAAACTTTTGGTATAAATTGCAAGCTACCGTGGATCATCTTGGGAGATTTTAACAATGTActcttctcaaatgaaaaaaaaagtgGCGTGAACATCAGGAATTATGATACGAAGGATTTTGTTGACTGTGTAGCCTCGCTTGATCTGATTGATCTCAAATTTACGGGATGTTTTTACACTTGGATGAGCCCCAAAGTTTGTAGCAAATTGGATCGAGTTCTTGTGAATAGCTTTTGGAATGTTTCGAAATTGGAAGGGGTTGCTGAATTCATTGCACCGGGTTGTCTCTCTGACCACTCACTGTGTATTGCATCTATACTTCAGCAGCAGAAAACAACAGCTAAGCCTTTCAAATTCCTCAACATGTGGACACTTAGTGATGAATTTATGCACACTGTTCGAAGAAATTGGTGTTTCCACGGTCATGGCACAGCACAATACCAAATTAAACAGTTGTTCAATGGATTGAAAAAGCCACTACAGCTCATTAACCGTAAAAATTTCAGCAACATATCGGTTAGAGCACAGGCAGCAAACAAAAAACTTGAGCGCTTGCAAATGGATATGTTAGCTTCGGGGATGAAAGATGAACATAAGGAAACTAATAGGAAAAATGAGATGTTACTAGAAGCGGAAAGGTTGTTTATTGCACAGACAGTCAAGATTAACTTTATGAAACAAGGTGACAGATGTACTAAATTCTTCCATGATTTGATTAAGAGACACAAAAAGAAATTTTCTATCATGAAGCTCACTAATGAAGAGGGAGCCACGATTATTGATGCAGAGGAGATAGCTCGTTGCTTCATTGATTATTATCAGGGGTTATTGGGGTGCAAAGTGGACAGAACAAATATAAACATTGCTGCTATCAGAGATGGGCCGTGTATACAGAATGACCAATGGGGTAGTTTGATAGCGTTAGTAACTACTGAGGAAATTTAG
- the LOC140989922 gene encoding sulfate transporter 3.1-like codes for MVRAEYTYPSPNDDYILDPVRRHRATVPPPQPFIKSLKNTLKEMFFPDDPLRQFKNQPPRKKFALGLQYIFPVFEWGPRYTLDLFKSDLIAGITIASLAIPQGISYAKLANLPPILGLYSSFVPPLIYAVMGSSRDLAVGTVAVGSLLTASMLSAVVNPNENPTLYLHLAFTATLFAGLFEASLGIFRLGFIVDFLSHATIVGFMGGAATVVSLQQLKGILGLSHFTHSTDVIDVIRSVFTQIHQWKWESAVLGFVFLFYLLLSRYFSKKKPNLFWISAMAPLTSVILGSLLVYLTHAEKHGVQVIGHLEKGINPPSIMNLNFDSQYLPTTIKTGIVTGIIALAEGIAVGRSFAMFKNYNIDGNKEMIAFGMMNIAGSCTSCYLTTGPFSRSAVNFNAGCKTAVSNIVMAFAVMLTLLFLIPLFHYTPIVVLSSIIIAAMLGLIDYEAAIHLWKIDKFDFVVCMSAYLGVVFASIEIGLVMAIGLSILRVLLFVARPKTLVLGNIPNSKVYRNVDQYSNTSRVPGVLILEIDAPIYFANASYLRERISRWIDDEEDRIKSLGETELQYIILDMSAVGNIDTSGISMLDELKKIIDRRGLKLALANPGAEVMKKLNKSKFLETIGQDWIFLTVGEAVGACNYMLHTCKQIMAPDQPESYSSNV; via the exons ATGGTTAGGGCCGAGTATACTTATCCGTCACCGAACGATGACTATATCCTCGACCCAGTACGGAGACACCGTGCCACGGTTCCTCCACCACAACCATTCATAAAGTCGTTAAAGAACACTCTAAAAGAAATGTTTTTCCCCGATGACCCCCTCCGCCAATTCAAAAACCAGCCACCGAGGAAGAAGTTTGCATTAGGGTTACAGTACATCTTTCCAGTATTCGAGTGGGGTCCCCGTTACACATTGGACTTGTTTAAATCTGATCTCATTGCCGGAATCACCATAGCCAGCCTCGCCATCCCTCAAGGGATTAGTTACGCCAAACTTGCTAATTTGCCTCCAATTCTTGGCCTTT ATTCAAGCTTTGTTCCGCCATTAATTTATGCTGTAATGGGGAGTTCAAGAGATTTAGCAGTGGGGACTGTGGCCGTGGGATCACTGCTCACAGCCTCTATGTTGAGCGCTGTGGTGAATCCAAACGAGAATCCTACACTCTATCTTCATCTTGCTTTTACTGCTACTCTCTTCGCCGGGCTTTTTGAAGCTTCTTTAGGTATTTTCAG ATTAGGTTTTATCGTGGACTTCCTGTCGCATGCAACAATAGTAGGGTTCATGGGAGGAGCCGCGACGGTGGTGAGCCTCCAGCAGTTGAAAGGGATACTTGGATTATCCCATTTCACTCATTCTACAGATGTTATCGACGTTATACGCTCTGTTTTTACCCAGATTCATCAG TGGAAATGGGAGAGTGCTGTTCTtggatttgtttttcttttctacCTCTTGCTGTCCAGATACTTC AGCAAAAAGAAGCCAAATCTATTCTGGATTTCAGCAATGGCTCCATTGACGTCTGTGATATTGGGAAGCCTTCTTGTATACCTTACCCATGCTGAGAAGCATGGGGTCCAAGTG ATTGGACATTTGGAGAAAGGAATAAATCCACCATCAATAATGAATCTAAACTTCGACTCACAGTATCTGCCAACAACTATCAAAACAGGAATAGTCACCGGCATCATCGCCCTCGCC GAGGGAATAGCAGTGGGTAGAAGCTTTGCCATGTTCAAGAATTACAACATTGATGGAAACAAAGAGATGATTgcttttggaatgatgaatatTGCTGGTTCTTGCACTTCTTGTTACCTCACTACAG GTCCGTTTTCCCGCTCCGCCGTCAACTTCAACGCCGGATGTAAAACAGCAGTTTCAAACATTGTAATGGCATTTGCTGTCATGTTAACGTTGTTGTTCCTTATCCCATTGTTCCATTATACGCCGATAGTGGTCCTGTCCTCAATCATAATCGCCGCCATGCTTGGCCTCATTGACTATGAAGCGGCCATCCATCTATGGAAGATCGACAAATTCGACTTTGTCGTGTGCATGAGTGCTTACCTTGGCGTAGTCTTCGCCAGTATCGAAATTGGCTTAGTCATGGCG ATTGGACTATCTATTTTGAGAGTACTTCTATTTGTTGCAAGACCAAAGACATTGGTTCTTGGTAATATTCCCAACTCCAAGGTTTACAGAAATGTGGATCAGTATTCCAATACCAGCAGAGTTCCCGGAGTTCTAATTCTTGAAATTGATGCTCCCATTTATTTTGCCAATGCAAGCTACTTGAGAGAGAG AATTTCGAGGTGGATAGACGATGAGGAAGACCGAATAAAGTCGTTGGGAGAAACGGAATTGCAGTATATTATACTCGATATGAGTG CTGTTGGAAACATCGATACAAGTGGAATCAGCATGCTTGACGAGCTAAAGAAGATCATCGATCGAAGAGGGCTCAAG CTAGCACTGGCCAATCCAGGAGCCGAGGTGATGAAGAAGCTAAACAAGTCGAAGTTCCTCGAAACTATAGGCCAGGATTGGATCTTTCTAACCGTGGGAGAAGCTGTTGGGGCATGCAATTACATGCTTCACACTTGCAAGCAAATCATGGCTCCAGATCAACCAGAAAGTTATAGCAGCAATGTATAG
- the LOC140989882 gene encoding protein NETWORKED 1C-like, protein MAHADSRRMYSWWWDSHISPKNSKWLKDNLTDMDAKVKAMIKLLEEDADSFARRAEMYYKKRPELMKLVEEFYRAYRALAERYDHATGVIRHAHRTMAEAFPNQVSLTFSDDSHASSVYGTDPRTPEMSTPLCMIREADSDMQNEDLGSIFSKSDFTSESDYVTRKKVLKLNDPFGSIDRVRKCLNFEGVVQNNRNIYVEDQESPQPDHASESEDSQTWEDFRVLRDRSENAEQGVEILEQTISKLTEEKEAAALQYQQLADKISSLEQTLISAQVEAERLNSEIENGESKLKGAKEQCVVLERSNQSLHFELNSLMLKMGNREQELTEKQKELGRLWACVQDERLSFLDAKTAFQEELRSMASKLQNKAQLLTVAETSVRSLEDEVRKVEEENKQILEKNSILECSLSDLNVELEAAGGKVEALEQFCEFLMNEKSTLVDERATLMTQLKETNGNLVNLSENYSVLVKSLSGSRHQLEASKAKSKILEDSCQLLVNEKADLINEKDGLKHQMENKQAKLQELVKIRSELEHRCITLEKEKESNCRKVLELQISLDAKRKEHSSYLQTSHTQLCGVEAERGLLNEECRWRKIELAQVLDKGIHDELEIFVLRITVRELEESKRDLLMSNQKLVEESILSEKKISKLEEFKFHQEVENKSLTDQVNHLRASTFRLLKFVDTVEDHPCKDETEQDQLYANMLLNNVQKMKESLCRFMDEIENGKTVLHQMGLELQKAEKKITTAEKVKLELEKKVKDLRIESTDIKKSRDSLKNRIVELELELHELHQEKNKRKGRGGDLHSELQNKINEINELETRAASIFGQLQCSMVTQLLYEQKFYELHEANLGYFDENEFLKAQLSCIGSEIVSLKECTSSLENQTDVHIKFQNPENEELQGAQFTSVPHSINLNKEKKTPATDTLADLQDVRARLQAFGKALVNEMKELVVQENTNLHFKVEALTKQVELLKSKGRKYKRNSKPTSEISEADHNVLLTKDIVLDQISDDSSHGIRKREEPVGIENEIVELWETSDPNGTIGLMVGKLKKVSSSSSALDKTDINLHVKSMRKWKGEILIPDSDSMVEKELSVDKLEISNQHEDPIQGTNKRKILARLDADIQKLANLRITVQDLKRKLEVTEKGKRGKDVIECESLKGQLEEADTTIMKLFDLNARLTKNVENSTFSEVEASTRRRRLPQQAQRMSEKIARLQLEIPKLQFVLHKLDHEKEEKTEVSETKRRVLLRDYLYGGGRASHRQKKTQFCACSQPQTFQD, encoded by the exons ATGGCGCATGCGGATTCGAGGAGAATGTATTCTTGGTGGTGGGATAGCCACATTAGCCCGAAGAATTCAAAGTGGCTCAAAGACAATCTCACAG ATATGGATGCCAAGGTCAAAGCTATGATAAAGCTGCTTGAAGAGGACGCCGATTCGTTTGCAAGAAGGGCGGAGATGTATTATAAGAAACGGCCCGAGCTCATGAAATTGGTCGAGGAGTTCTACAGGGCATATCGTGCTTTGGCAGAAAGATACGATCATGCCACTGGAGTGATTCGGCATGCCCACAGGACGATGGCAGAAGCGTTTCCGAATCAAGTTTCCTTGACGTTTTCTGATGATTCACATGCGAGTTCTGTTTATGGGACAGATCCTAGAACACCTGAGATGTCAACCCCATTATGCATGATAAGGGAAGCTGATAGTGATATGCAGAATGAGGATCTAGGCTCAATCTTTTCTAAGAGCGACTTTACCAGTGAATCGGATTATGTCACAAGAAAGAAGGTTTTGAAATTGAATGATCCATTTGGTTCGATTGATCGAGTGAGAAAATGTCTTAATTTTGAGGGGGTGGTTCAGAACAATAGGAACATTTATGTCGAGGATCAAGAATCGCCACAACCGGATCATGCAAGTGAATCTGAAGATTCTCAAACTTGGGAGGATTTTCGAGTACTTAGAGACCGTTCAGAAAATGCAGAACAGGGTGTCGAAATTCTTGAACAGACCATTTCCAAATTGACCGAGGAAAAAGAAGCTGCAGCTTTGCAATATCAGCAATTAGCGGATAAAATTTCTAGCCTAGAACAGACACTTATATCAGCACAGGTGGAGGCTGAACGTCTCAATTCCGAAATAGAGAATGGGGAATCCAAGTTAAAGGGTGCTAAAGAACAATGCGTCGTGCTAGAAAGATCGAATCAATCTCTTCATTTTGAGTTGAATTCTTTGATGTTGAAGATGGGAAATCGAGAACAAGAGCTTACTGAGAAACAGAAGGAACTGGGAAGACTCTGGGCTTGTGTTCAAGATGAGAGATTGAGCTTTTTGGATGCTAAAACAGCTTTTCAGGAAGAACTTCGGTCCATGGCTTCTAAGCTACAGAATAAGGCTCAACTTTTGACCGTTGCAGAGACCAGTGTCCGGAGCTTGGAAGATGAAGTTCGAAAGGTTGAGGAAGAGAACAAGCAGATTCTTGAGAAAAATTCCATTTTGGAGTGCTCCCTATCAGATTTGAATGTAGAACTAGAGGCTGCTGGAGGGAAAGTAGAAGCATTGGAACAGTTCTGTGAATTTCTTATGAATGAAAAATCCACTCTTGTTGATGAGAGAGCCACACTCATGACTCAACTTAAGGAAACAAATGGGAATCTCGTAAACCTCTCGGAAAACTACAGTGTTCTAGTTAAATCCCTTTCGGGGTCACGCCATCAGCTTGAAGCTTCAAAGGCTAAATCAAAAATCTTGGAAGATTCCTGCCAGTTGCTCGTAAATGAGAAAGCCGATCTGATCAATGAAAAGGATGGTTTGAAGCACCAGATGGAAAACAAGCAGGCAAAACTACAAGAACTTGTGAAAATTCGTAGTGAACTGGAACATAGATGCATAACTCTTGAGAAAGAGAAAGAATCGAATTGCCGCAAAGTTCTAGAGTTGCAGATTTCTTTGGATGCAAAGAGAAAAGAACATTCGAGTTACCTTCAAACGAGTCATACACAGTTATGTGGTGTTGAAGCTGAGAGGGGACTCTTGAATGAAGAATGCCGATGGAGAAAGATAGAACTTGCTCAAGTTCTAGACAAGGGCATACATGATGAATTAGAGATATTCGTCTTACGAATAACGGTCCGAGAGCTGGAAGAAAGTAAGCGGGACTTGCTGATGAGCAATCAGAAACTGGTGGAAGAATCCATTCTCTCAGAAAAGAAGATCTCGAAGTTGGAGGAATTCAAGTTTCATCAAGAAGTGGAGAACAAATCTTTAACTGATCAAGTTAATCATCTGAGGGCCAGTACTTTTCGGTTATTGAAGTTTGTTGACACTGTTGAGGATCATCCATGCAAGGATGAAACTGAACAAGACCAGCTTTATGCCAACATGCTGTTGAATAACGTTCAGAAAATGAAAGAATCTCTCTGTCGATTTATGGATGAGATTGAAAATGGGAAAACCGTGCTGCATCAGATGGGGCTAGAACTTCAGAAAGCAGAAAAGAAGATTACCACAGCTGAAAAAGTGAAACTAGAGTTGGAAAAAAAAGTCAAAGATCTCAGAATAGAATCCACTGACATTAAAAAGAGTCGAGATTCCCTAAAGAATAGGATTGTTGAACTGGAACTTGAGCTCCATGAATTGCATCAAGAGAAGAACAAGAGAAAAGGCCGAGGGGGTGATTTGCATTCTGAgcttcaaaacaaaataaatgagATAAACGAGCTGGAGACTCGGGCTGCATCAATATTTGGTCAATTACAGTGCTCTATGGTCACTCAGCTTCTTTATGAGCAGAAGTTTTATGAGCTCCATGAAGCAAATCTTGGCTACTTTGATGAAAACGAATTTCTCAAAGCTCAACTTTCGTGCATTGGTTCTGAAATTGTATCCTTGAAAGAATGCACATCGTCCCTGGAGAACCAGACTGACGTACATATTAAGTTTCAGAACCCCGAAAACGAGGAATTACAA GGTGCTCAATTTACAAGTGTTCCCCATAGCATTAATCTgaacaaagaaaagaaaaccccAGCCACAGACACGCTTGCTGACTTGCAGGATGTGCGTGCTAGGCTTCAAGCTTTTGGAAAGGCATTAGTTAATGAGATGAAGGAACTAGTGGTCCAGGAGAACACGAATCTGCATTTCAAGGTGGAAGCTTTGACGAAGCAAGTTGAATTGTTAAAATCCAAGGGTAGGAAATATAAGAGAAATTCCAAGCCTACATCTGAAATCTCTGAGGCAGATCATAATGTTCTTTTGACAAAAGACATTGTCCTCGATCAAATTTCTGATGATTCTTCCCACGGTATCAGAAAGAGAGAAGAACCGGTTGGCATAGAGAATGAAATAGTCGAATTATGGGAAACTTCTGATCCAAATGGCACAATTGGTCTTATGGTCGGAAAATTGAAGaaagtttcttcttcttcttctgcaCTCGATAAGACTGATATCAACCTGCATGTTAAATCAATGAGGAAGTGGAAAGGTGAGATTTTGATTCCTGATTCAGATTCGATGGTTGAGAAGGAGTTAAGTGTGGACAAATTAGAGATCTCGAACCAACACGAAGATCCCATTCAAGGAACGAACAAGAGGAAAATTTTAGCTAGGCTGGATGCAGATATCCAGAAACTGGCCAATCTCCGAATCACAGTTCAAGATTTGAAGAGGAAACTCGAGGTTACAGAGAAGGGGAAACGGGGCAAAGACGTTATTGAATGTGAGTCGTTGAAAGGACAGCTTGAAGAAGCCGATACAACCATAATGAAGCTCTTTGATCTTAATGCAAGATTGACTAAAAACGTAGAAAATAGCACATTTTCCGAAGTTGAAGCAAGTACAAGGAGGAGGAGATTGCCGCAGCAGGCACAAAGAATGTCTGAAAAAATTGCAAGGTTGCAGCTGGAGATACCGAAGTTACAGTTCGTTTTACATAAACTCGACCATGAGAAGGAAGAAAAAACCGAAGTTTCTGAGACAAAAAGAAGAGTTCTTTTGCGAGACTATCTATATGGAGGAGGAAGAGCGAGCCATAGGCagaaaaaaacacaattttgtGCGTGTTCCCAGCCTCAAACCTTTCAAGATTGA